A genomic window from Polaribacter gangjinensis includes:
- a CDS encoding peptidylprolyl isomerase yields MAVLSKIRERSMFLIIIIGLALFAFVLDPSTLGDFFNSSKMNEVGEVNGESITTQEFIQEVEKYKQQVGANVPEMQAVNAVWENIIRKKIYQNQLAEAGITIGEADVWNELVSAPFVQNNPDYQNEAGLFDEQKFKQFLADTKENNKDLWAQWSAYMNQVKENLSTTTYNNLITAGLRASLKEGENEYMYENKKLSAEYVYVPFTSISDSLVKIKKSEVEAYIKDHEADFKVDASVDISYVTFDITPTAADENALKADVASLIEDFKLATNDAIFLSENESDTSLNDVFQFKNQVNAQVSESIFSGAKGDVFGPYNDNGYLKISKITEIAQMPDSVKASHILIPFLGSQRASADVTRTEEDAKKFADSLLTVIKSKKATFETLAKEHSSDKSNADKGGDLDWFNYNTMTPEFRDYTFKGKTGDLGVVKTPFGFHIIKIDQQKNNQNVVKLATLSRKIVPSEATENEVFRNAEEFSLALSNNKKFDDVAKQKNYTAKPAVGIKALDENVPGLGMQRQIVSWAFNKDTKVGDFKRFDLEVKHVVVTLTATQEKGLMSADKAINTVRPILVNEKKAAMLADKLQGSNLQDIAKKNNTNVRSAEGVTLKSPTLSGVGVEPKIVGAMYNAKENKIYNSVVGDRGVYTFKVTKKENPVALPNYEINRSRIADTRKNSTYKMYEAIKKASNIEDNRAAIYSGN; encoded by the coding sequence AGCAACAAGTTGGCGCAAATGTTCCTGAAATGCAGGCAGTTAATGCTGTTTGGGAAAACATCATCAGAAAAAAAATCTATCAAAATCAACTTGCTGAAGCAGGAATCACAATTGGTGAAGCTGATGTTTGGAACGAGTTAGTAAGTGCACCTTTTGTACAAAACAATCCAGATTATCAAAATGAAGCTGGCTTATTTGATGAGCAAAAATTCAAACAATTTTTAGCAGACACAAAAGAAAACAACAAAGATTTATGGGCGCAATGGTCTGCTTACATGAATCAAGTAAAAGAAAATTTATCTACCACAACTTACAATAATTTAATTACAGCTGGTTTAAGAGCTTCTTTAAAAGAAGGAGAAAACGAATACATGTATGAGAATAAAAAGTTATCAGCTGAGTATGTTTATGTGCCATTTACATCAATTTCAGATAGTTTAGTGAAAATTAAAAAATCTGAAGTTGAGGCCTACATTAAAGATCATGAAGCTGATTTTAAAGTAGATGCTTCTGTAGATATCTCTTATGTAACATTTGATATTACTCCAACTGCTGCAGATGAAAATGCATTAAAAGCAGATGTTGCTTCTTTAATTGAAGATTTTAAATTAGCTACAAATGATGCAATTTTCTTATCTGAAAATGAATCAGATACAAGTTTAAATGATGTTTTTCAATTTAAAAATCAAGTAAATGCTCAAGTTTCTGAAAGTATTTTTTCAGGAGCTAAAGGTGATGTTTTTGGACCTTATAATGACAATGGATATTTAAAAATTTCTAAAATTACTGAAATTGCTCAAATGCCAGATTCTGTAAAAGCAAGTCATATTTTAATTCCATTTTTAGGTTCACAAAGAGCATCTGCGGATGTTACAAGAACTGAAGAAGATGCTAAGAAGTTTGCTGATAGTCTTTTAACAGTAATTAAATCTAAAAAAGCTACTTTTGAAACTTTAGCAAAAGAACATTCATCAGACAAATCAAATGCTGATAAAGGTGGAGATTTAGATTGGTTTAATTACAATACAATGACTCCTGAGTTTAGAGATTATACATTTAAAGGAAAAACAGGAGATTTAGGTGTTGTTAAAACTCCATTTGGATTTCATATCATTAAAATTGATCAACAAAAGAACAATCAAAATGTTGTAAAACTGGCAACTTTAAGTAGAAAAATTGTTCCTTCTGAAGCTACAGAAAATGAAGTTTTTAGAAATGCAGAAGAATTTTCGTTAGCTTTATCAAATAACAAAAAGTTTGATGATGTTGCAAAACAAAAAAATTATACCGCAAAACCAGCTGTAGGTATTAAAGCATTAGACGAAAACGTTCCTGGTTTGGGAATGCAAAGACAAATTGTAAGTTGGGCTTTCAATAAAGATACTAAGGTTGGAGATTTTAAACGTTTTGATTTAGAAGTAAAACACGTTGTTGTTACATTAACAGCTACTCAAGAAAAAGGGTTGATGTCTGCTGACAAAGCAATCAATACTGTGAGACCAATTTTGGTAAATGAGAAAAAAGCTGCAATGCTAGCTGATAAATTGCAAGGTTCAAATCTGCAAGATATTGCTAAAAAGAACAATACAAATGTGCGTTCAGCTGAGGGAGTTACCTTAAAAAGCCCTACACTTTCTGGAGTTGGAGTTGAGCCTAAAATTGTAGGAGCAATGTACAATGCGAAAGAAAATAAAATTTACAATTCAGTGGTAGGTGATAGAGGAGTTTATACTTTTAAAGTAACCAAAAAGGAGAATCCTGTAGCTTTGCCAAATTACGAAATTAATAGAAGTAGAATAGCCGATACTAGAAAAAATTCAACCTATAAAATGTATGAAGCTATCAAAAAAGCTTCAAATATTGAAGATAATAGAGCAGCTATTTACTCAGGGAACTAA
- the rho gene encoding transcription termination factor Rho has translation MFEISELKEKTLADLQVIAKAIGIPKISQLKKLDLVYQILDIQAANPTTPTKEPTKESPKADKTKRKRLVKSTEKEVVKDTLVTEDSKVDVVKEVTKNDLEVAKKAPEKELTSENNVDKKPLTNQPKKHQKGGNQQNPNQKNGNQQNAVQQNPNQQNGNQQNVAQQNSNQQNGNQQNPNQQNGNNPNHKNKAKENNPNNQKNNAQKGQKNGNRYRDPDFEFDGIIESEGVLEMMPDGYGFLRSSDYNYLSSPDDIYVSQSQIKLFGLKTGDTVKGIVRPPKEGEKYFPLIRVSKINGLNPNIVRDRVSFEHLTPLFPQEKFNLAQKGSSLSTRIIDLFSPIGKGQRGMIVAQPKTGKTMLLKDVANAIASNHPEVYQIVLLIDERPEEVTDMQRSVRGEVVASTFDEPAEKHVRVANIVLEKAKRLVECGHDVVILLDSITRLARAYNTVAPASGKILSGGIDANALHKPKRFFGAARNIEGGGSLTIIATALTETGSKMDEVIFEEFKGTGNMELQLDRNISNRRIYPAIDLIKSSTRRDDLLLDDKTLQRMWVLRKYLSDMNPIEAMEFINDRIKLSRNNEEFLISMNG, from the coding sequence ATGTTCGAAATTTCTGAACTAAAAGAAAAAACGCTTGCTGACTTGCAAGTGATTGCTAAAGCTATTGGCATTCCAAAAATTAGCCAATTAAAAAAATTAGATTTGGTATATCAAATTTTAGATATTCAAGCTGCAAATCCAACTACACCTACCAAAGAACCTACCAAAGAATCACCAAAAGCAGATAAAACAAAGCGTAAAAGACTTGTAAAATCTACAGAAAAAGAGGTTGTTAAAGATACTTTAGTGACCGAAGATTCAAAGGTTGATGTTGTTAAAGAAGTAACAAAAAATGATTTAGAAGTTGCTAAAAAAGCTCCAGAAAAAGAATTAACTTCCGAAAATAATGTTGATAAAAAGCCTCTTACTAATCAACCTAAAAAACATCAAAAAGGCGGAAATCAACAAAATCCAAATCAAAAAAACGGGAATCAACAAAATGCTGTGCAACAAAATCCAAACCAACAGAATGGAAATCAGCAAAATGTTGCTCAACAGAATTCCAACCAACAAAATGGAAATCAGCAAAACCCAAACCAACAGAATGGGAATAACCCAAATCATAAAAATAAAGCCAAAGAAAACAATCCAAATAACCAAAAAAATAATGCCCAAAAAGGTCAAAAAAATGGAAATAGATACAGAGATCCAGATTTTGAATTTGATGGAATTATAGAAAGTGAAGGTGTTTTAGAAATGATGCCTGATGGTTATGGTTTTTTACGTTCATCTGATTACAACTATTTATCATCTCCTGATGATATTTATGTTTCGCAATCTCAAATTAAATTATTTGGATTAAAAACAGGTGATACTGTAAAAGGAATTGTAAGGCCTCCAAAAGAAGGTGAAAAATATTTCCCTTTAATTAGAGTTTCTAAAATCAATGGATTAAATCCGAATATCGTTAGAGATCGAGTTTCTTTTGAGCATTTAACACCTTTATTTCCTCAAGAAAAATTCAATTTAGCACAAAAAGGAAGTTCACTATCAACAAGAATTATTGATTTGTTTTCACCTATTGGAAAAGGTCAACGTGGTATGATAGTAGCGCAACCAAAAACCGGTAAAACTATGTTATTGAAAGATGTTGCAAATGCCATTGCATCCAATCATCCTGAAGTATATCAAATTGTTTTATTGATTGACGAACGACCTGAAGAGGTGACAGATATGCAACGTAGTGTTCGTGGTGAAGTAGTAGCATCAACCTTTGATGAGCCAGCTGAAAAACATGTACGTGTTGCAAATATTGTTTTAGAAAAAGCAAAAAGATTGGTAGAATGTGGTCATGATGTTGTGATTTTACTAGATTCAATTACACGTTTGGCAAGAGCTTATAATACAGTTGCACCTGCATCAGGAAAAATACTTTCTGGTGGTATTGATGCAAATGCGTTGCACAAACCAAAACGCTTTTTTGGAGCTGCTAGAAATATAGAAGGTGGTGGATCATTAACCATCATTGCAACTGCACTTACCGAAACTGGTTCAAAAATGGACGAAGTAATTTTCGAGGAATTTAAAGGAACTGGAAATATGGAGTTGCAATTGGATAGAAATATTTCGAATAGAAGAATTTATCCAGCTATTGATTTGATCAAGTCTTCTACACGACGTGATGATTTATTATTAGATGATAAAACACTACAGAGAATGTGGGTTTTACGTAAGTATCTATCTGATATGAATCCTATTGAAGCCATGGAATTTATCAACGACAGAATTAAATTATCTAGAAATAACGAAGAGTTTTTAATTTCTATGAATGGTTAA
- a CDS encoding DUF4293 domain-containing protein gives MIQRIQTVYLLLSTIVSGGLIFIFNLWEVAEKKIFIVDLFSQESILYKMIPTAFFVSSILAFVTIFLFKNRQLQFVLGRVNILINLFLLGLLIYLSLTVSGETAVSEKGIGMFLPILAILLLVFANKAIKKDEDLVKSVDRLR, from the coding sequence ATGATACAAAGAATTCAAACTGTTTATTTACTACTTTCCACAATAGTTTCTGGAGGATTAATTTTTATTTTTAATCTATGGGAAGTTGCTGAAAAGAAAATATTTATTGTAGATTTGTTTTCACAGGAATCCATTTTGTATAAGATGATTCCAACTGCGTTCTTTGTATCTTCGATTTTGGCATTTGTAACTATCTTTCTGTTCAAAAACAGGCAGTTGCAATTTGTATTAGGACGCGTCAATATTTTGATAAACCTTTTTTTATTAGGATTATTGATTTATCTGTCACTAACAGTATCTGGAGAAACTGCTGTTTCGGAGAAAGGTATTGGGATGTTCTTACCAATTTTAGCCATTTTGCTTCTTGTTTTTGCAAATAAAGCGATTAAAAAGGATGAAGATCTCGTAAAATCTGTTGATAGATTGCGATAA
- a CDS encoding LuxR C-terminal-related transcriptional regulator — translation MRKKIYVHVADDHKIVIEGIIAVINTDQDIAINGYSLTGEDVIDFFDKKGNRVDVLILDITMPGKDGFEVLKHFKDKKINQKTIILSSYDDIKIVEEVIRLGCNGYITKNSAGEHIVNAIKAVANGEQYFSSDIQKSLFKSLTGQSPLVGNAPDNFILEALSDREIDVMRLISKEYNTQEIADKLNLSPRTVETHRKNLIKKLKVKNSVGLAMYAVKNKIV, via the coding sequence ATGAGAAAAAAGATTTACGTTCACGTAGCAGATGATCACAAGATAGTTATAGAAGGAATCATCGCTGTTATAAATACTGATCAAGACATTGCAATTAATGGATACTCATTAACTGGAGAAGATGTAATTGATTTTTTTGACAAAAAAGGCAATAGAGTAGATGTATTAATTTTAGACATTACCATGCCTGGAAAAGATGGTTTCGAAGTGTTAAAACATTTTAAAGACAAAAAAATTAATCAAAAAACAATAATTCTTTCAAGTTATGATGACATTAAAATTGTAGAAGAGGTAATAAGATTGGGTTGCAATGGATATATTACAAAAAATAGTGCTGGCGAACATATCGTAAATGCGATTAAAGCAGTTGCAAATGGAGAGCAATATTTTAGTAGTGATATTCAAAAAAGCCTTTTTAAATCACTTACAGGTCAATCTCCATTGGTTGGAAATGCGCCAGATAATTTTATATTAGAAGCACTTTCAGATAGAGAAATTGACGTGATGAGATTGATTTCGAAAGAGTACAACACGCAAGAAATTGCAGATAAACTAAACCTTAGTCCCAGAACAGTTGAAACACATAGAAAAAATTTAATAAAAAAGTTAAAAGTAAAAAATTCGGTAGGCTTGGCAATGTATGCTGTAAAAAATAAAATAGTATAA
- a CDS encoding tetratricopeptide repeat-containing sensor histidine kinase has translation MKKNSFLFAIAFFLSAYLVNAINPPIEETLHSKVSFFYEQDSTSISSKYAKILENFKNKNFEVALKNSLNFISEYSSNIQDSKYIDYLYEVNLIIGDIYNNINNHSKSILHYQKAIKLKKTNSVYSEIKNINEGSEIEFVYLKIANQFLRNSEKDSAKKYYGLVIQTNSLDFKTLSTQAKAYSNLSGIYRQDSLYDLAKEYAIKALKIHEKNNNAIYQASSLGNLASIYLDQNKFNEAKKNYKKALDLIENDTTETALRIKDNLYFNLAYNLYKLKDYEAYQYQEKSYLIKDKLRDKEIRRIIEELGFKYDFDTREKLLQKNQEVKLLKEKEKTRNVITIGVATIFIFIFIIGFSMMRQKNLKLKLSRTELLQEQKIEKIKSESQVRILNAAIDGKETERKDIAETLHDNVSALLSSASLHLQATRKQFNGETLIEIEKTQQIINEAAEKIRNLSHTLISSVLLKFGLKYAIKEMAEKYTNSELQIDTDFNKLRRYHQSFEIKTYNIIQEFVNNIIKHSQANNALIQLSEKDNKIYLIITDDGIGFDKSKIAMKNGIGINQIEARVQMMQGHFRIDSKKGNGTKVSIELPIQEREVITNAERVL, from the coding sequence TTGAAAAAGAATAGTTTTTTATTTGCAATTGCATTTTTTTTAAGTGCTTATCTAGTTAATGCAATAAATCCCCCAATAGAGGAAACCTTACATAGTAAGGTTTCTTTTTTTTATGAACAAGATTCAACTTCAATTTCTTCAAAATATGCTAAAATTTTAGAAAATTTTAAAAACAAAAATTTTGAAGTTGCTTTGAAAAATAGTTTAAATTTTATTTCTGAATATTCTTCAAATATTCAAGATTCAAAATATATTGATTATTTGTATGAAGTAAATTTAATTATTGGAGATATTTATAACAACATTAACAATCATTCAAAATCAATTTTACACTATCAAAAGGCAATTAAATTAAAGAAAACAAATAGTGTTTATTCTGAAATAAAAAATATAAATGAAGGTTCTGAAATAGAATTTGTTTATCTTAAAATTGCGAATCAATTTTTGAGAAATAGTGAAAAAGATTCTGCAAAAAAATATTATGGTTTAGTAATTCAAACAAATTCTCTAGATTTTAAAACTCTCTCTACTCAAGCAAAAGCCTACTCTAATTTATCAGGAATTTACAGACAAGATTCTTTGTACGATCTAGCTAAAGAATATGCAATTAAAGCCCTTAAAATCCATGAAAAGAATAATAATGCAATATATCAAGCTTCTTCATTAGGCAATTTAGCAAGTATTTATCTAGATCAAAATAAATTTAATGAAGCTAAAAAGAATTATAAAAAAGCATTGGATTTAATTGAAAACGATACGACTGAAACAGCGCTAAGAATTAAAGATAATTTGTATTTCAATTTAGCCTATAATTTGTACAAATTAAAAGACTATGAAGCATATCAATATCAAGAAAAATCTTATTTGATAAAAGATAAATTACGTGACAAAGAAATACGACGCATCATAGAAGAATTGGGTTTTAAATATGACTTTGATACTAGAGAAAAATTACTTCAAAAGAATCAAGAAGTAAAGCTTTTAAAAGAAAAAGAAAAAACAAGAAATGTTATAACAATTGGAGTTGCTACAATTTTTATATTCATTTTTATCATTGGGTTTTCAATGATGCGCCAAAAAAACTTGAAACTCAAACTTTCTAGAACCGAACTTTTACAAGAACAAAAAATAGAAAAAATAAAATCAGAATCTCAAGTTCGAATTTTAAATGCCGCAATTGACGGAAAAGAAACAGAGCGAAAAGACATTGCAGAAACTTTGCATGATAACGTGAGTGCTTTATTATCATCTGCAAGTTTGCATTTACAAGCAACTAGAAAACAATTCAATGGAGAAACTCTTATAGAAATAGAAAAAACACAACAAATTATTAATGAGGCAGCTGAAAAAATCAGGAATTTATCCCATACTTTAATTTCTTCTGTGTTATTGAAATTTGGATTGAAATACGCCATTAAAGAAATGGCAGAGAAATATACCAACTCTGAATTGCAAATTGATACCGACTTTAACAAATTAAGAAGATATCATCAAAGTTTTGAAATAAAAACGTATAATATTATTCAAGAATTTGTTAATAATATTATCAAACATAGTCAGGCTAATAATGCTTTGATACAATTATCCGAAAAAGATAATAAAATTTATTTGATAATTACTGATGATGGAATTGGTTTTGATAAATCAAAAATAGCTATGAAAAACGGAATTGGCATCAATCAAATTGAAGCTAGGGTTCAAATGATGCAGGGACATTTTCGTATTGATTCTAAAAAAGGAAATGGAACTAAAGTTAGTATTGAGTTGCCAATACAAGAAAGAGAAGTGATTACAAACGCTGAGCGAGTTCTATAA
- a CDS encoding metallophosphoesterase family protein, whose protein sequence is MKKILLLSDTHSFIDAQIIKFVNQADEVWHAGDIGDLSVTDQLRAIKPLRAVYGNIDDANARLTFPLDEKFTLENVSVWMTHIGGYPNKYSIRVKDEIQKNPPKIFISGHSHILKVQFDHKLNLLHLNPGAAGKHGFHKIRTMLRFELNDGDIKNLEVIELAQRL, encoded by the coding sequence GTGAAGAAAATCTTATTATTATCGGATACGCACAGTTTTATTGATGCTCAAATTATAAAATTTGTGAATCAGGCAGATGAAGTTTGGCATGCAGGAGACATTGGAGATTTATCAGTTACAGACCAACTGAGAGCAATTAAACCTTTACGAGCTGTTTACGGAAATATTGACGACGCCAATGCAAGATTAACATTTCCTTTGGATGAGAAATTTACTCTCGAAAATGTTTCAGTTTGGATGACTCATATTGGCGGATATCCGAACAAATACAGTATTAGAGTAAAAGATGAAATTCAGAAAAATCCACCTAAAATTTTTATTTCTGGACATTCGCATATTTTAAAAGTGCAGTTTGATCATAAACTGAATTTACTACACTTAAATCCCGGAGCTGCAGGGAAACACGGTTTTCATAAGATACGAACTATGTTGCGTTTTGAATTGAATGATGGAGATATTAAAAACTTAGAAGTTATAGAACTCGCTCAGCGTTTGTAA
- the truA gene encoding tRNA pseudouridine(38-40) synthase TruA: MRYFIEFSYNGKKYHGWQIQPEAISVQEKLNDAISTIFRKKIEVVGAGRTDTGVHASQMYAHFDVENEIAEDIVFKLNSILPDDIAVYQVFLVDDQKHARFDAVSRTYQYKIWLGRNPFLLDFSWQIHSLKPNLTKMNEAAKLLMEYEDFQCFSKVKTNVHTFNCNIFEAFWVQNGNELTFTISANRFLRNMVRAIVGTLIDVGLDKISIDDFRKIIESKNRSNAGLSVPAKGLFLTNIKY, from the coding sequence TTGAGATATTTTATAGAGTTTTCGTACAATGGGAAAAAATATCATGGTTGGCAAATTCAACCTGAGGCGATTTCTGTTCAAGAAAAATTAAATGATGCAATAAGCACTATTTTTCGTAAAAAAATCGAAGTTGTTGGAGCAGGAAGAACAGATACTGGCGTGCATGCTTCGCAAATGTATGCACATTTTGATGTTGAAAATGAAATTGCAGAGGATATTGTTTTTAAGCTAAACTCTATTTTGCCTGATGATATTGCAGTTTATCAAGTTTTTTTGGTTGATGACCAAAAACACGCCCGTTTTGATGCGGTAAGCAGAACATATCAATATAAAATTTGGTTAGGAAGAAATCCATTTTTATTGGATTTTTCTTGGCAAATTCATTCATTAAAACCCAATCTAACTAAAATGAATGAAGCTGCAAAATTATTGATGGAGTATGAAGATTTTCAATGTTTTTCGAAAGTGAAAACCAATGTTCATACCTTTAATTGTAATATTTTTGAAGCATTTTGGGTACAAAATGGTAACGAATTAACATTTACAATTTCAGCAAATCGGTTTTTAAGAAATATGGTAAGAGCCATTGTAGGAACTTTAATAGATGTTGGCTTAGATAAAATTTCAATTGATGATTTTCGAAAAATCATTGAAAGTAAAAATCGCAGCAATGCTGGGTTATCAGTACCCGCAAAAGGATTATTTTTAACCAACATAAAATATTAA
- a CDS encoding ABC transporter ATP-binding protein, translated as MSENSGKAFDMQIFSRLMSFAKRYRLYFFIASSSTILLALFSILTPYILIDTVDKYMISKDKVGLLNYSLLMLGILFAEVFLQFVFIYYANWVGQHIIRDMRAHIFRHILKFKMSYFDTNSVGKLVTRVVSDIETIAAFFSNGVFTILSDVLKMLAVAGIMLFLDWKLALITMSVLPILVYATKVFQVAIKATFQEVRNQVANLNGFVQERVTGMKIVQLFNREHIEYQNFKEINDKHKVANIKTIWYYSVFFPIAEILSSIGIGLIVWFGGGQAIQNSGISVGMIMGFIQFAQMLFRPLRQIADKFNQLQMGIVAGERVFKVIDTHSSIAKNGTLEAANLKGNIIFDNVRFSYVQGEEVLKGVSFDVKSGQTIAIVGATGAGKSTIINLINRFYEIDSGTIFVDGVSVENYTLESLRNQIAIVLQDVFLFSDSILNNITLKDENISLQDVENAAKQIGIHDFINTLPGGYHYNVKERGAMLSSGQRQLIAFLRAYVSKPSILILDEATSSVDANSEQMIQFATEKITKGRTSIVIAHRLATIKQADKILVMDKGLVVEEGTHYELLEKENGYYKNLYDKQFSLEQVS; from the coding sequence TTGTCAGAGAATTCAGGAAAAGCTTTCGATATGCAAATTTTTTCAAGACTCATGAGTTTTGCAAAACGTTATCGCTTGTACTTTTTTATTGCATCATCATCAACCATATTATTGGCGCTTTTTTCCATTTTAACTCCCTATATTTTAATTGACACTGTTGATAAATATATGATTTCCAAAGATAAAGTTGGTTTGTTAAACTATTCTTTATTGATGTTGGGAATTTTATTTGCAGAAGTTTTTCTGCAATTTGTATTTATTTATTATGCAAATTGGGTGGGCCAACATATCATAAGAGATATGAGAGCTCATATTTTTAGGCATATTTTAAAATTTAAGATGTCTTATTTTGATACCAATTCTGTTGGTAAATTAGTAACAAGAGTCGTATCAGATATCGAAACAATTGCTGCCTTTTTTAGTAATGGAGTATTTACAATTTTAAGTGATGTTCTTAAAATGCTTGCTGTTGCAGGAATAATGCTTTTTTTAGATTGGAAATTAGCCTTAATTACAATGTCTGTTTTACCAATTTTGGTCTATGCAACCAAGGTTTTTCAAGTAGCTATTAAAGCAACTTTTCAGGAAGTAAGAAATCAAGTGGCTAATTTAAATGGATTTGTACAAGAGCGTGTTACAGGAATGAAAATTGTGCAGCTTTTCAATAGAGAACATATTGAATATCAAAACTTTAAAGAAATTAATGACAAACATAAAGTCGCGAATATCAAAACGATTTGGTATTATTCAGTGTTTTTTCCAATAGCCGAAATTTTATCCTCAATAGGTATAGGTTTGATTGTTTGGTTTGGTGGTGGACAAGCTATTCAAAATTCAGGAATTTCAGTTGGAATGATTATGGGTTTTATTCAATTTGCCCAAATGTTGTTTAGGCCTTTACGACAAATTGCTGATAAATTCAACCAATTGCAAATGGGTATTGTTGCTGGCGAACGTGTTTTTAAAGTCATTGACACTCATAGCAGCATTGCAAAAAATGGCACTTTGGAAGCTGCGAATTTAAAAGGAAATATCATTTTTGATAACGTAAGATTTAGTTATGTACAAGGAGAAGAAGTGTTAAAAGGCGTTTCTTTTGATGTAAAAAGTGGACAAACCATTGCCATTGTTGGTGCAACAGGTGCAGGAAAATCTACCATTATAAACCTTATCAATCGATTTTATGAAATTGATTCAGGAACTATTTTTGTTGATGGTGTTTCTGTAGAGAATTATACCTTAGAGAGTTTGCGAAATCAAATTGCCATTGTACTGCAAGATGTCTTTTTATTTTCAGATTCTATTTTGAATAACATCACTTTAAAAGATGAAAATATCAGTTTGCAAGATGTTGAAAATGCCGCAAAGCAGATTGGGATTCATGATTTTATAAACACATTACCAGGAGGTTACCATTATAATGTAAAAGAAAGAGGCGCAATGTTGTCTTCTGGACAACGCCAACTAATTGCATTTTTAAGAGCCTATGTAAGCAAACCAAGTATTTTAATTTTAGATGAAGCAACTTCTTCTGTGGATGCAAATTCTGAGCAAATGATTCAGTTTGCTACTGAAAAAATTACTAAGGGTAGAACTTCTATTGTAATCGCTCACAGATTAGCAACTATCAAACAAGCAGATAAAATTTTGGTCATGGATAAAGGATTGGTTGTTGAAGAAGGAACTCATTATGAACTACTTGAAAAAGAAAATGGCTATTATAAAAACTTATATGATAAGCAATTTAGCTTGGAACAAGTTTCTTAA
- the cdaA gene encoding diadenylate cyclase CdaA: MLEFIPFSFLDLLDILLVAMLLYYIYKLLKGTVAINIFIGIALIFIIWKITQALKMEMLSSILGYLLSGGAIALMIVFQQEIRKFLLMIGTTNFSNKRSFLKQLKFLQSEISPEIDTESILKACTNLSKTKTGALIVIERTNSLDFLINTGDAINALINNVILESIFFKNSPLHDGATIIRDNYIVATRVVLPISDSSKIPSRFGLRHRAALGISEKTDAVCLLVSEETGEISYIKDGEFVLYTTPEELNEKLKKDLI; this comes from the coding sequence ATGTTAGAATTTATTCCTTTTTCATTTTTAGATCTGTTGGATATATTGCTTGTTGCAATGTTGTTGTACTACATTTATAAATTACTAAAAGGAACTGTTGCTATCAATATTTTTATAGGAATTGCGCTGATTTTTATCATTTGGAAAATTACACAAGCCTTAAAAATGGAAATGCTTAGTAGTATTTTAGGTTACTTGCTTTCAGGTGGAGCAATTGCTTTGATGATCGTTTTTCAACAAGAAATTCGAAAATTTTTATTGATGATTGGAACAACAAATTTCTCTAACAAACGAAGTTTTTTAAAACAATTAAAGTTTTTACAATCTGAAATTAGTCCAGAAATTGATACTGAAAGCATTTTAAAAGCTTGTACCAACTTATCAAAAACCAAAACTGGTGCTTTGATTGTAATTGAAAGAACCAATAGTTTAGACTTTTTAATCAATACTGGTGATGCCATTAACGCACTTATTAACAATGTGATTTTAGAAAGTATTTTCTTTAAAAACAGTCCATTGCATGATGGTGCTACAATTATTAGAGATAATTATATTGTAGCTACTAGAGTCGTTTTGCCAATTTCTGACAGTTCTAAAATTCCTTCTCGTTTTGGATTAAGACACAGAGCTGCACTCGGAATTAGTGAAAAAACAGATGCAGTTTGCTTACTTGTTTCAGAAGAAACCGGAGAAATATCCTACATTAAAGATGGTGAGTTTGTACTTTATACCACTCCAGAGGAATTGAATGAAAAACTAAAAAAGGATTTAATTTAA